In Microbacterium esteraromaticum, the following proteins share a genomic window:
- a CDS encoding non-heme iron oxygenase ferredoxin subunit yields the protein MSAQRACSVSELEQDTPLRVELDGIAISIVKDGDDQIHAIGDRCTHGDISLSEGFVEGKTLECWAHGSAFSLETGHPLNLPAYEPVPVFVVEIDGDDVLIDPTVTKEV from the coding sequence GTGAGCGCTCAGCGCGCCTGCAGCGTCAGCGAGCTCGAGCAGGACACGCCGCTGCGCGTCGAACTCGACGGCATCGCGATCTCCATCGTGAAGGACGGCGACGACCAGATCCACGCGATCGGCGACCGCTGCACCCACGGCGACATCTCGCTGTCCGAGGGCTTCGTGGAAGGCAAGACGCTGGAGTGCTGGGCCCACGGCTCGGCGTTCTCGCTCGAGACCGGTCACCCCCTCAACCTCCCCGCTTACGAGCCCGTCCCGGTGTTCGTCGTCGAGATCGACGGCGACGATGTGCTCATCGACCCCACTGTCACTAAGGAAGTCTGA
- the sufD gene encoding Fe-S cluster assembly protein SufD has product MTAPTQAPELAPQTNAHIDPAAQVADAGFVPVQTRSERPRSFDPQDFGAPTGREVNWKHTPIAQLKSLLETADAGEGVTYAFSHEQYVSTPLAHGTAPRGEFFVPEDVVSAVAWQGAGEALHLSIPADEEVAEPIVVTIDGTGGRADAHLVIEAGRHSVATVVLQHSGTAEYAQNVEIIVRDGAKLKLVTVQRWEDDAVHAAAHQARVDRDAELTHIVVSLGGGVVRVNPNVELAGTGSHGYLYGLSFADSGQHLESQVYLHHKGAHTTGDVLYKGALHGESAHSVWIGDVLIGPDATGTDSYEANRNLVLTEGARADSIPNLEIQTGDIAGAGHASATGRFDDEQLFYLQARGISEEEARRLVVFGFLTEVVQRIGIPSLQDELIAALEAELEAVTK; this is encoded by the coding sequence ATGACGGCCCCCACACAGGCGCCCGAGCTGGCGCCGCAGACGAACGCGCACATCGACCCTGCCGCGCAGGTCGCAGACGCCGGCTTCGTGCCGGTGCAGACCCGCTCCGAGCGGCCGCGGTCGTTCGACCCTCAGGACTTCGGCGCCCCCACGGGCCGCGAGGTCAACTGGAAGCACACGCCCATCGCACAGCTGAAGTCGCTCCTCGAGACGGCTGACGCGGGCGAGGGCGTCACCTACGCCTTCAGCCACGAGCAGTACGTCAGCACGCCGCTCGCACACGGCACGGCTCCTCGCGGCGAGTTCTTCGTCCCCGAGGACGTCGTCTCGGCCGTCGCGTGGCAGGGCGCCGGCGAGGCGCTGCACCTGAGCATCCCCGCCGATGAAGAGGTCGCCGAGCCGATCGTCGTCACGATCGACGGCACCGGCGGTCGAGCCGATGCGCATCTCGTGATCGAGGCGGGACGCCACAGCGTGGCGACGGTCGTGCTGCAGCACAGCGGCACGGCAGAGTACGCGCAGAACGTCGAGATCATCGTGCGCGACGGCGCGAAGCTGAAGCTCGTGACGGTGCAGCGCTGGGAAGACGATGCTGTGCACGCCGCCGCCCACCAGGCTCGCGTCGACCGCGATGCCGAGCTCACCCACATCGTCGTCAGCCTCGGCGGCGGCGTCGTCCGAGTGAACCCGAACGTCGAGCTCGCCGGCACCGGTTCGCACGGCTACCTGTACGGTCTGTCGTTCGCGGATTCGGGCCAGCACCTCGAGAGCCAGGTCTACCTGCACCACAAGGGCGCGCACACGACCGGCGACGTGCTCTACAAGGGCGCGCTGCACGGTGAGAGCGCGCACAGCGTGTGGATCGGCGACGTGCTGATCGGACCGGATGCCACCGGCACCGACTCGTACGAGGCGAACCGCAACCTCGTGCTCACCGAGGGCGCCCGCGCCGACTCGATCCCGAACCTCGAGATCCAGACCGGCGACATCGCCGGCGCCGGTCACGCGAGCGCGACGGGACGCTTCGACGACGAGCAGCTGTTCTACCTGCAGGCGCGCGGCATCTCCGAGGAGGAGGCGCGTCGCCTTGTCGTGTTCGGCTTCCTCACCGAGGTCGTGCAGCGCATCGGCATCCCCTCGCTGCAGGACGAACTGATCGCCGCCCTCGAGGCCGAGCTCGAGGCGGTGACCAAGTGA
- the sufB gene encoding Fe-S cluster assembly protein SufB, translating into MSDVLIDRPELEGLGVYEFGWHDADAAGASARRGLSEDVVRDISALKSEPEWMLKTRLKGLSLFDRKPMPTWGADLSEIDFDNIKYFVRSTEKQAQSWEDLPDDIKNTYERLGIPEAERQRLVAGVAAQYESEVVYHQIREDLEEQGVIFMDTDTALREHPEFFEEYFGTVIPSGDNKFAALNTAVWSGGSFVYVPKGVHVEIPLQAYFRINTENMGQFERTLIIADEDSYVHYIEGCTAPIYKSDSLHSAVVEIIVKKNARVRYTTIQNWSSNVYNLVTKRAVAHEGATMEWVDGNIGSKVTMKYPSIYLMGEHAKGETLSVAFAGPGQHQDAGAKMVHMAPYTQSSIVSKSIARGGGRAGYRGEVRVDAAAHHSANSVVCDALLVDTQSRSDTYPAIDIRVDDVQLGHEATVSKVSEEQLFYLQSRGIEETEAMAMIVRGFIEPIARELPMEYAMELNKLIEMGMEGSVG; encoded by the coding sequence ATGTCGGATGTGCTGATCGACCGCCCGGAACTCGAAGGGCTGGGGGTGTACGAGTTCGGCTGGCACGACGCGGATGCCGCCGGAGCCAGCGCGCGTCGCGGTCTGTCTGAAGACGTCGTGCGCGACATCTCGGCTCTCAAGAGCGAGCCGGAGTGGATGCTGAAGACCCGCCTCAAGGGGCTGTCGCTCTTCGACCGCAAGCCGATGCCCACCTGGGGCGCCGACCTCAGCGAGATCGACTTCGACAACATCAAGTACTTCGTGCGCTCCACCGAGAAGCAGGCGCAGAGCTGGGAAGACCTGCCCGACGACATCAAGAACACCTACGAGCGACTCGGCATCCCCGAAGCCGAGCGTCAGCGTCTCGTGGCCGGCGTCGCGGCTCAGTACGAGTCCGAGGTCGTCTACCACCAGATCCGCGAGGACCTGGAGGAGCAGGGTGTCATCTTCATGGACACCGACACGGCGCTGCGCGAGCACCCCGAGTTCTTCGAGGAGTACTTCGGCACCGTCATCCCGTCGGGAGACAACAAGTTCGCAGCGCTGAACACCGCCGTGTGGTCGGGCGGGTCGTTCGTGTACGTGCCCAAGGGCGTGCACGTCGAGATCCCGCTGCAGGCGTACTTCCGCATCAACACCGAGAACATGGGTCAGTTCGAGCGGACGCTGATCATCGCCGATGAAGACAGCTACGTGCACTACATCGAGGGCTGCACCGCGCCGATCTACAAGTCGGACTCGCTGCACTCGGCCGTCGTCGAGATCATCGTGAAGAAGAACGCCCGCGTTCGCTACACCACGATCCAGAACTGGTCGAGCAACGTCTACAACCTCGTCACCAAGCGCGCGGTCGCCCACGAGGGCGCGACCATGGAGTGGGTCGACGGCAACATCGGCTCCAAGGTGACCATGAAGTACCCGTCGATCTACCTGATGGGCGAGCACGCCAAGGGCGAGACGCTCTCGGTCGCGTTCGCTGGTCCCGGCCAGCACCAGGACGCCGGCGCGAAGATGGTGCACATGGCGCCGTACACGCAGTCGTCGATCGTCTCGAAGTCGATCGCCCGTGGCGGCGGTCGTGCGGGTTACCGCGGCGAGGTCCGCGTGGACGCGGCGGCGCACCACTCCGCCAACTCGGTGGTGTGCGATGCCCTGCTGGTCGACACGCAGTCGCGCTCCGACACGTATCCGGCCATCGACATCCGCGTCGACGACGTGCAGCTCGGCCACGAGGCCACGGTCTCGAAGGTCAGCGAGGAGCAGCTCTTCTATCTGCAGTCCCGCGGCATCGAGGAGACCGAGGCCATGGCGATGATCGTGCGCGGGTTCATCGAGCCGATCGCGCGCGAGCTGCCCATGGAGTACGCGATGGAACTGAACAAGCTCATCGAGATGGGCATGGAAGGATCGGTCGGCTGA
- a CDS encoding COX15/CtaA family protein — MNHTAAPDMIPGRHTRSDRFGWLPTTIDRRLRIFAWLSFLAEVIIIGTGGAVRLTGSGLGCSEWPLCTPESLVPILEVQGLHGAIEFGNRVMTGVVGLLALAVLMITLHVISGRRLVVRALWFALGGIVLGVLVYTATAVIGVPGADGRTTAVIAAAFMSAALLLAVLVGATDSLRQPTPRKDLAVLAWVVLVGVMAQAVVGGFAVISNLNAFVVGFHYAVSLTLVCVTALFLVRLDTPEAPQAPAVPRWFSVLTHVTGLALALTIVFGVLTTGSGPHSGDEAITRQGFDATVLAHVHSWPGYILAALVVTLLVTAWVMRLRPRTWLLVLTAAIAVQVGVGVLQARTGLPPVLVGVHMVLAALSAATYVVVVTKLKKPVA; from the coding sequence ATGAACCACACCGCCGCCCCGGATATGATCCCGGGTCGCCACACCCGCAGTGACCGCTTCGGGTGGCTCCCGACGACGATCGACCGGCGACTGAGGATCTTCGCCTGGCTGTCGTTCCTCGCCGAGGTCATCATCATCGGCACCGGCGGCGCCGTGCGCCTGACCGGGTCCGGACTCGGATGCTCCGAGTGGCCGCTGTGCACGCCCGAGTCTCTCGTGCCGATCCTCGAGGTGCAGGGCCTGCACGGCGCGATCGAGTTCGGGAACCGGGTGATGACCGGGGTCGTGGGGCTGCTGGCGCTCGCGGTGCTGATGATCACGCTGCATGTCATCAGCGGCCGACGCCTGGTGGTACGGGCCCTCTGGTTCGCGCTCGGCGGCATCGTGCTCGGTGTGCTGGTCTACACGGCGACGGCCGTCATCGGCGTGCCAGGCGCCGACGGCCGGACGACCGCGGTGATCGCCGCGGCCTTCATGTCGGCGGCCCTGCTGCTCGCCGTGCTCGTCGGCGCCACCGATTCGCTGCGTCAGCCGACGCCCCGGAAGGATCTCGCCGTGCTCGCCTGGGTCGTGCTGGTCGGCGTGATGGCACAGGCCGTGGTCGGCGGTTTCGCGGTGATCAGCAACCTCAACGCCTTCGTCGTCGGCTTCCACTATGCGGTCTCACTGACCCTGGTGTGCGTCACAGCCCTGTTCCTCGTACGGCTCGACACGCCTGAAGCGCCGCAAGCGCCGGCCGTGCCGAGGTGGTTCTCCGTCCTCACGCACGTCACGGGCCTGGCTCTGGCGCTCACCATCGTCTTCGGGGTGCTGACGACCGGTTCCGGGCCGCACTCGGGCGACGAGGCCATCACACGTCAGGGCTTCGACGCGACGGTGCTCGCTCATGTGCACTCCTGGCCCGGATACATCCTCGCTGCTCTGGTCGTGACTCTGCTCGTGACCGCCTGGGTGATGCGTCTGCGGCCGCGCACCTGGCTGCTCGTGCTGACCGCAGCGATCGCCGTGCAGGTGGGCGTCGGCGTGCTTCAGGCCCGCACCGGGCTGCCGCCCGTGCTCGTCGGCGTGCACATGGTGCTCGCAGCTCTCTCCGCCGCGACCTACGTGGTCGTCGTCACGAAGCTTAAGAAGCCAGTGGCCTGA
- a CDS encoding heme o synthase: MSTTSQTAATHHSLGQRIRGYIALTKPRVLELLLVSTVPVMFLAEGGMPDIWLVIATVIGGAMSASSAASFNMYLDRDIDVHMKRTENRPLVTGEVSPRGALVFSWVLAVASTVWLLLTTNWLAATLSVVAIFFYVVIYTMILKRRTEQNIVWGGIAGCFPVLIGWSAVTGSLDWPPFVLFVLVFLWTPPHYWPLSMKYKDDYDDVDVPMLGVTRSASQVGLQVILYAWATVACSLLLVPVAQMGLVYTVSALVFGGWFIYESHRLYNRAVHGGEARPMRVFHASITYLTLIFLAVAVDPLLPF, translated from the coding sequence ATCTCGACGACATCGCAGACCGCCGCGACTCATCACTCGCTCGGTCAGAGGATCCGCGGTTACATCGCCCTCACCAAACCCCGTGTGCTGGAGCTGCTGCTCGTCTCCACCGTGCCGGTGATGTTCCTCGCCGAAGGCGGGATGCCCGACATCTGGCTCGTCATCGCGACGGTGATCGGCGGTGCGATGAGCGCCTCATCCGCAGCATCCTTCAACATGTACCTGGACCGGGACATCGACGTGCACATGAAGCGCACCGAGAACCGTCCGCTCGTCACGGGAGAGGTGTCGCCGCGGGGCGCCCTGGTCTTCTCCTGGGTGCTCGCCGTGGCATCCACCGTCTGGCTTCTGCTCACGACCAACTGGCTCGCAGCCACGCTCTCGGTCGTCGCGATCTTCTTCTACGTCGTGATCTACACGATGATCCTCAAGCGTCGCACCGAGCAGAACATCGTGTGGGGCGGCATCGCCGGATGCTTCCCCGTGCTCATCGGCTGGAGCGCGGTCACGGGATCGCTGGACTGGCCGCCCTTCGTGCTGTTCGTGCTCGTGTTCCTGTGGACGCCCCCGCACTACTGGCCGCTGTCGATGAAGTACAAGGACGACTACGACGACGTCGACGTGCCGATGCTCGGGGTGACCCGCTCTGCCTCGCAGGTCGGGCTGCAGGTCATCCTCTACGCGTGGGCGACCGTCGCCTGCTCGCTGCTGCTCGTGCCGGTCGCCCAGATGGGTCTGGTGTACACCGTCTCGGCGCTCGTCTTCGGCGGCTGGTTCATCTACGAGTCGCACCGCCTGTACAACCGCGCCGTGCACGGCGGCGAGGCGCGCCCGATGCGCGTGTTCCACGCATCGATCACCTACCTGACGCTGATCTTCCTCGCCGTCGCGGTCGACCCGCTGCTGCCGTTCTGA
- the tkt gene encoding transketolase, whose product MAELHWDEIDRRAVDTARVLAADAVEKVGNGHPGTAMSLAPAAYLLYQRVMRHDPADTDWLGRDRFILSVGHSSLTQYVQLYLGGFGLELEDLQSLRTWGSKTPGHPEYGHTKGVEITTGPLGQGLASAVGFAYAARYERGLFDPDAAPGTSPFDHFVYVIAGDGDLQEGVTSEASSLAGHQQLGNLIAIYDSNQISIEDDTDVAFTEDVAARYEAYGWHVQTVDWKKTGEYVEDVAELHAAIAAAQGEQAKPSLIILRTIIGWPSPGKQNTGKIHGSALGADELAATKKVLGFDPEQHFVVADDIIAHTRKLGERAAEARAEWQKSFDAWAEANPERKALLDRLEAHELPEGIADALPVFEAGKDVSTRAASGQVINALAAELPELWGGSADLAESNLTTIKDAPSFIPVEWSTHEWKGNPYGRVLHFGIREHAMGAIVNGIVLHGPTRAFGGTFLIFSDYMRPAVRLAALMNVPSIFVWTHDSVALGEDGPTHQPIEQLASLRLIPNFTVVRPADANETAAAWLELLRRHGGPAGIALTRQNIAVFERGDGEASGDTFASAAHTAKGAYVLAEAPGGTPDVILIATGSEVQLAVAARETLAAEGVNARVVSAPSLEWFAEQDEAYRESVLPASVTARVSVEAGSVASWRGIVGDRGRSVGIDHFGASADYKTLFEKFGVTAEAVVDAARETIAASAR is encoded by the coding sequence GTGGCAGAACTTCACTGGGATGAGATCGACCGACGTGCGGTGGACACCGCCCGAGTGCTCGCGGCCGACGCCGTCGAGAAGGTCGGCAACGGTCATCCCGGAACAGCGATGAGTCTCGCCCCTGCCGCGTACCTGCTGTACCAGCGCGTCATGCGTCATGATCCCGCCGACACCGACTGGCTCGGCCGCGACCGTTTCATCCTCTCGGTCGGCCACTCGTCGCTCACCCAGTACGTGCAGCTCTACCTCGGCGGCTTCGGACTCGAGCTCGAAGACCTGCAGTCGCTGCGCACCTGGGGATCGAAGACCCCTGGGCACCCCGAGTACGGTCACACGAAGGGCGTCGAGATCACCACCGGCCCCCTCGGCCAGGGCCTCGCCTCGGCCGTCGGCTTCGCCTACGCCGCGCGGTACGAGCGCGGTCTGTTCGACCCGGATGCCGCCCCGGGCACCAGCCCGTTCGACCACTTCGTCTACGTGATCGCGGGAGACGGCGACCTCCAGGAGGGCGTCACCAGCGAAGCGTCGTCGCTCGCCGGGCACCAGCAGCTCGGCAACCTCATCGCCATCTACGACTCCAACCAGATCTCGATCGAGGACGACACCGACGTCGCGTTCACCGAGGATGTCGCCGCGCGCTACGAGGCCTATGGCTGGCATGTGCAGACCGTCGACTGGAAGAAGACCGGCGAGTACGTCGAGGACGTGGCGGAGCTGCACGCCGCGATCGCCGCCGCGCAGGGCGAGCAGGCGAAGCCGTCGCTGATCATCCTGAGGACCATCATCGGCTGGCCGTCGCCCGGCAAGCAGAACACCGGCAAGATCCACGGCTCCGCGCTCGGCGCCGACGAGCTCGCCGCCACCAAGAAGGTGCTGGGCTTCGACCCCGAGCAGCACTTCGTCGTCGCCGACGACATCATCGCGCACACCCGCAAGCTCGGTGAGCGCGCCGCCGAGGCACGTGCCGAATGGCAGAAGTCGTTCGATGCATGGGCCGAGGCGAACCCCGAGCGCAAAGCGCTGCTCGACCGTCTCGAGGCGCACGAGCTGCCCGAAGGCATCGCCGACGCGCTGCCGGTCTTCGAAGCAGGCAAGGACGTCTCGACCCGCGCGGCCTCCGGCCAGGTCATCAACGCCCTCGCCGCAGAGCTCCCCGAGCTCTGGGGAGGTTCCGCCGACCTCGCGGAGTCGAATCTCACCACCATCAAGGACGCGCCGTCGTTCATCCCGGTCGAGTGGTCGACGCACGAGTGGAAGGGCAACCCCTACGGCCGCGTGCTGCACTTCGGCATCCGCGAGCACGCGATGGGCGCGATCGTCAACGGCATCGTCCTGCACGGACCGACCCGCGCGTTCGGCGGCACATTCCTCATCTTCAGCGACTACATGCGCCCCGCGGTGCGTCTGGCAGCGCTCATGAACGTGCCGAGCATCTTCGTCTGGACCCACGACTCCGTCGCTCTCGGCGAGGACGGCCCGACCCACCAGCCGATCGAGCAGCTCGCCTCCTTGCGTCTCATCCCCAACTTCACCGTCGTGCGCCCCGCCGACGCCAACGAGACCGCTGCCGCGTGGCTCGAGCTGCTGCGCCGCCACGGCGGCCCCGCGGGAATCGCGCTGACGCGTCAGAACATCGCGGTGTTCGAGCGCGGCGACGGCGAGGCATCCGGTGACACCTTCGCCTCTGCAGCCCACACGGCCAAGGGCGCATACGTGCTCGCAGAGGCGCCGGGCGGGACGCCCGACGTGATCCTCATCGCCACCGGCTCCGAGGTGCAGCTCGCCGTCGCCGCCCGCGAGACGCTGGCAGCCGAAGGTGTGAACGCCCGCGTGGTGTCCGCGCCGTCGCTGGAGTGGTTCGCCGAGCAGGACGAGGCGTACCGCGAGTCGGTGCTGCCGGCGTCGGTCACCGCCCGAGTCTCGGTCGAGGCCGGATCCGTCGCCAGCTGGCGCGGCATCGTCGGCGACCGCGGCCGCTCCGTCGGCATCGACCACTTCGGCGCGTCGGCCGACTACAAGACCCTGTTCGAGAAGTTCGGCGTCACCGCCGAGGCCGTCGTGGACGCCGCCCGCGAGACCATCGCCGCGTCAGCGCGCTGA
- the tal gene encoding transaldolase, translated as MSTPTENLAQAGVSIWLDDLSRTRISTGNLQQLIESRNVVGVTTNPTIFATALMDQNDTSYDAQTHELAVAGASAEDAVFAATTQDVAAALDIFRPVWEKTNHVDGRVSIEVSPDLAHDTEGTVAQAKQLWEKIDRPNLLVKIPATKAGLPAITEAIAAGISVNVTLIFSLERYNDVIDAYLAGLEGAKEAGIDLSTIHSVASFFVSRVDTETDKRLVEIGTDEALALKSKAGLANARLAYELFEKKFAEKRAQDLIATGANLQRPLWASTGVKDPNLPDTLYVTQLVAPGVVNTMPEKTLEATFDHGEVTGDTITSTYAESHEVFAGLKAVGVDFDDVTQVLEDEGVAKFIDSWHGLLAQVAEGLEAAR; from the coding sequence ATGAGCACCCCCACCGAGAACCTCGCACAGGCCGGCGTCAGCATCTGGCTCGACGACCTGTCCCGCACCCGCATCAGCACCGGAAATCTGCAGCAGCTGATCGAGAGCCGCAACGTCGTCGGCGTCACGACCAACCCGACCATCTTCGCGACAGCCCTGATGGACCAGAACGACACCTCGTACGACGCGCAGACTCACGAGCTCGCCGTGGCAGGCGCCTCAGCGGAGGACGCCGTGTTCGCGGCCACCACGCAGGACGTCGCCGCCGCGCTCGACATCTTCCGTCCCGTGTGGGAGAAGACGAACCACGTCGACGGCCGCGTCTCGATCGAGGTGTCCCCCGACCTCGCGCACGACACCGAGGGAACCGTGGCCCAGGCCAAGCAGCTGTGGGAGAAGATCGACCGCCCCAACCTGCTGGTCAAGATCCCGGCCACGAAGGCCGGCCTTCCCGCCATCACCGAGGCGATCGCAGCAGGCATCAGCGTGAACGTCACGCTCATCTTCAGCCTCGAGCGCTACAACGACGTCATCGACGCGTACCTCGCTGGTCTCGAGGGCGCCAAGGAGGCGGGCATCGACCTCTCGACGATCCACTCGGTCGCGTCGTTCTTCGTGTCGCGCGTCGACACCGAGACCGACAAGCGACTGGTCGAGATCGGCACCGACGAGGCCCTGGCGCTCAAGAGCAAGGCCGGTCTCGCCAACGCGCGCCTCGCCTATGAGCTCTTCGAGAAGAAGTTCGCCGAGAAGCGGGCGCAGGACCTCATCGCCACTGGTGCCAACCTGCAGCGCCCGCTCTGGGCATCCACCGGCGTCAAGGACCCGAACCTCCCCGACACGCTCTACGTCACCCAGCTCGTCGCCCCCGGCGTCGTCAACACGATGCCCGAGAAGACGCTCGAGGCCACGTTCGACCACGGCGAGGTCACTGGGGACACGATCACCTCGACCTACGCCGAGTCGCACGAGGTCTTCGCCGGTCTCAAGGCCGTCGGCGTCGACTTCGACGACGTCACCCAGGTGCTCGAAGACGAGGGAGTCGCCAAGTTCATCGACTCGTGGCACGGTCTGCTCGCTCAGGTCGCAGAGGGCCTGGAAGCCGCACGATGA
- a CDS encoding glucose-6-phosphate isomerase, whose product MTVSVHVSHAAQPAVDQVVATLVGDLVASRVTAADSDLWGPDAAAEAAIRLGWVEAVSNSRPLVAEIVALRDDLRARGVDRIVLAGMGGSSLAPEVIANTAGVPLTILDSTAPAQVLRAIDDDLARTALVVSSKSGSTIETDSQRRAFEAAFSDLGIDPAERIIVVTDPGSPLESSARDAGYRVFTADPNVGGRYSALTAFGLVPAGLAGADIGELLDEAEASLLQFAVDSSDNPALRLAAAIVGTAPRHDKLGLISDGTHIEGLPDWIEQLVAESTGKAGTGILPVVLLPVSPEVDARPADLQIVRLVDDADELHLRHQGDILVSGTLGAQFLLWEYATAIAGHLLGINPFDQPDVEAAKTAARGLLDARPEVSAPAFIEEGIEVRASDPALLAAGTLAGVLDALWARLGADGYVAIQAYVDRTGVPQLRGLREMVAADSGRPTTFGWGPRFLHSTGQYHKGGPAQGVYLQITERTDVDLEVPGRPFTFGQLIEAQAAGDAAVLSGLGRPVVTLTITDAVDDVLALFEAAQ is encoded by the coding sequence ATGACCGTCTCGGTGCACGTGTCGCATGCGGCGCAGCCCGCCGTCGACCAGGTCGTCGCAACGCTGGTCGGCGACCTCGTCGCGTCACGTGTCACCGCAGCGGACAGCGACCTCTGGGGTCCGGATGCCGCCGCCGAAGCAGCCATCAGACTCGGCTGGGTCGAGGCCGTCTCGAACTCGCGCCCGCTCGTCGCGGAGATCGTCGCGCTGCGCGATGACCTCCGCGCACGCGGAGTCGATCGCATCGTCCTCGCGGGCATGGGCGGATCCTCGCTCGCCCCCGAGGTCATCGCCAACACGGCGGGTGTGCCCCTGACGATCCTCGACAGCACCGCGCCCGCGCAGGTGCTGCGCGCGATAGACGACGACCTCGCGCGCACGGCGCTGGTCGTGTCGTCGAAGTCCGGATCGACGATCGAGACCGACTCTCAGCGCCGCGCGTTCGAGGCCGCCTTCAGCGACCTGGGAATCGACCCGGCAGAGCGCATCATCGTCGTCACCGATCCCGGCTCGCCGTTGGAGTCCTCGGCACGGGATGCCGGATACAGGGTCTTCACGGCCGACCCGAACGTCGGCGGACGGTACTCCGCACTCACCGCATTCGGGCTGGTACCCGCGGGCCTCGCCGGCGCCGACATCGGGGAGCTGCTCGACGAGGCAGAGGCCTCGCTGCTGCAGTTCGCCGTGGACTCCTCCGACAATCCGGCACTGCGGCTGGCAGCGGCGATCGTCGGCACCGCCCCCCGACACGACAAGCTCGGCCTGATCAGTGACGGCACCCACATCGAAGGACTGCCCGACTGGATCGAGCAGCTCGTCGCGGAGTCCACAGGCAAGGCGGGCACGGGAATCCTCCCCGTCGTGCTGCTGCCCGTCTCCCCCGAAGTCGACGCCCGGCCGGCCGACCTGCAGATCGTGCGTCTCGTCGACGACGCCGACGAGCTCCACCTGCGTCACCAGGGCGACATCCTCGTCAGCGGAACCCTCGGAGCGCAGTTCCTGCTCTGGGAGTATGCGACCGCGATCGCGGGTCACCTCCTGGGGATCAACCCGTTCGACCAGCCCGATGTCGAGGCAGCGAAGACCGCCGCGCGAGGCCTTCTCGACGCCAGACCCGAGGTCTCCGCGCCGGCGTTCATCGAGGAGGGCATCGAGGTGCGGGCATCCGACCCCGCTCTTCTCGCCGCCGGCACTCTCGCGGGCGTGCTCGATGCGCTCTGGGCCCGCCTCGGCGCCGACGGCTACGTCGCCATCCAGGCGTACGTCGACCGCACCGGCGTTCCCCAGCTGCGGGGGCTGCGAGAGATGGTGGCGGCCGACTCGGGCCGGCCGACGACCTTCGGATGGGGCCCGCGCTTCCTGCACTCGACCGGCCAGTATCATAAGGGCGGCCCCGCGCAGGGCGTGTACCTGCAGATCACCGAGCGCACCGACGTCGATCTCGAGGTCCCCGGACGCCCGTTCACCTTCGGGCAGCTGATCGAGGCGCAGGCCGCGGGTGACGCGGCCGTGCTCTCGGGCCTGGGCCGTCCCGTCGTCACCTTGACCATCACAGATGCCGTGGATGACGTGCTGGCGCTCTTCGAAGCCGCCCAGTGA